AAGAATTAGAATATATTGGTAAATTGCAAACAATTATGACAAACTTGCACTATTTGGTAATTCATAAGGACAtgtgaattagtgcaactttaaTAATAATTACGTTCATGTAGATTGATTACAAAAATGCATTTTATTTTAAATTCATCACACAAAATTAAGTCGTGCCACACAATTGCATCATTAAATACGATGTCAGATACACATATATAAGAAAGACCCAATAGTTAAAAAAACTGACTAAGCATGAATAACAAAGGCATAAGACTACATGAAAAATAAGACATAAGACAAAATTTAAAAGATAAAAAGATCTTATTTGGAGGAACGATAAATTAAGGGATTGGTTTACactaaaagaagaaagaaaatgaagaAAACCCAAAGCAAATGACGACCAAAATTTGTAACAGATTTTGTAGAACTTGCATTGTTCCATAATATGCAATAATAAGCATATAGTAGTGCCACTTCAATAATTATTATGATTTAAGTAGGTCGCTTACAAAATGAATTTCATTTGAAGTACCTAACACCAAACTAAGTAGTGGCACACTATTGCAACATCAAATATGTTGTCACATGCACAAATGAATTAAGGGCATTGATATTATgctaaaagaaaaaaaaaggagtaAACTCAAGCTGACGACAAAACTTAGAACAGATTTAGTAGAACTGGCACTGGTAACATGCAATAACAAGCAtattgtgcaacttcattaattATTTTGATTGAAGTAGATCACTTTACAGAAATTAATTACTTTTTAAGATCCTAACACAAAACTATCTTCTGGCACATGATTGCAGCATCAAATACATTGTCACATGAAAAAATATTAGAGAAAATTTGACAGTCAAAAAATCCCATGAAGCATGAATAAACAAAGAAATCAATACATCGGAATTGGAAAATAATCGCCTCTCATCTTTTTTTTGGGGTAAAACttccgatctattcatcttcaaccATGGTAGTACAACGTACACTAGAAATAATAAGAATTACATACGGTCTGTAGaatctagcgacgactacaagcactgaagcgagccgaaggcgcgctgCTATCTCACCCCTCCCTCGCTGGAGCcgggcaaaacttgttgtagtagacagtcaggAAGTCTTATGTCATTGGTGTCAAGTGACCTCATTTCTACCACACGGAGACATGCATGCACACACGCGcgcatcacacacacacacagacacacacaaagCAGAACACACAATCCCCACACACACACGTTAGCTTTTTTTTTTAAGTCAAACACACACGTTAGCTAGCTGAGGCACACACACGCACATTGAGGGCAGACACACGCGCACACTTCAACCCACTGGCTAGCCGGAATGAGAGGTTGCGGCCTCTTAGGCCCAAGTGTGATGATTTCTCAGGCCCATGTGTGCCAACGCAGAGAATCAGACTGATAGTAgaattctcaaaaaaaaaaatcagacTGATAGTAGAAAAAAATTCAGGTGCCAGCAGGCAGCAGCACATGCCATTACTACGTGAAGCACTTGGAAGCGGTTGACGAGTGCCAAAGCGGAAAGGCAGTGAATACGCCTTCGATTAGACCCATCTGCCGCCCGCTAGCAACGTGGGCCGTCGATCCAGGAACGAACAGCTGGGATGCCATTTGGTCCCGCCACTCACTATATAAAGACTCGAGGACGGCTGGCTGGGGCAGATCGAACCCTACAAGGACCCGGAGACTTCGGAGCTCGGAGACGCCGCCGCCGACCACGCGCCGTACATTTCGCCCGagcgccgtcgtcgtcgccgccatGGTAAGAGCCCGTCGCCTCTGCTTTCACCTCAACTCCGGCATGCGACCCAATGCAGGTCTAACCCTTCCCTCGCTGCGTGTGATTGTCACAGACCTTCAAGCGCCGGAACGGCGGCCGCAACAAGCATGGCCGCGGCCACGTCAGGTTCATCCGCTGCGACAACTGCGCCAAGACCGTCCCCAAGGTACGCTGGATCATGCCGCTGTAGTCCAAAACTCTCTCCTCATGCTCGAACTGCCGCGCCGGTCCGCTGATTATGTCGGGGTTTCTTGACTTCTTGTGGTGGTTCAGGACAAGGCGATCAAGAGGTACAAGGTGCAGAACATCGTGGCACCGGAAAACATCAGCTATTTCACGGAGGCGTCCGTCCTTGACGGTGCGGCTTtgatttcttcttctttcctGTTCTTAACTGTTGGATCTGTGATCGCCGATCATACTTTTGCCTTGCAAGGCTGCAACTTGGAAATTTCAGTGTCGCACCTCTTCTCTGATCCTCTTGGGAGTTAGAAATGCGTGAACTCTTGGTGCGTTTGTGGCATAATTGACAAGTGTTGTCGTTGCAGGTTACCATCTGCCCAAGATTTACATCAAGGAGCGCTGGTGCATCATAGGCTGCGCCATCCATAAGAAGAAGATCGGTATCCGCTCCCGTAAGGACCGCAAGAACCGCGCACCTCCGGAAAGCGTCCGCCGCAGGGTACGTGTTCCTCGTCTTTGACTCGTACGAGTTTCCTTCCTTTCGATCTTCAATTGGTGGTAGTGCTGCTTAATCTTCTCTCGGACGTTTGCTGATTGGAATGATTTGTCGGCCGGTTCGTTATTGGTAGTTAGTCGTATCTTCCTTGCAAACATCCGCATGGATTGTCAAGCATGTGTGAAATCAGCATCTACTTCTTCATGAACTCTGAAGTGCTGAATACTTGTCAAGCCATCTACTTCTTCATGAACTGTGAAGTGCTGAATACTTGTCAAGCATGTTGTTTTATTTTAGTGACAAGTAACTGACGTGCCTCGATATCCTTGGACTGCATGTATGTCCCGTTTGCAACACATAGTTCCTGTGTAGGTTGAATTGGTCCTTAAGATTGCCAAATGTTTATGTGAAGATAGTGTTAGTCTTATATTTACTTTTCATGTGTTTGCCGTGTAATATCTCCCTTGTTTAAGAGGTTTGTATGCAGTGAACTGTTCATGCTAGTGGACAGTGGTGTGCTTGTGTTCCTTGACAGGGGTTACCAAAAACAAGCAGTCATTGCGAGATTTAGccttttgaattttttttctatcAATGTTGTGATTGAAGGCTGAAGTGCAGATTGTTTTCTGTCAATGCTTGGTCGTCTAGCTATTCCTTGTATTTGAATTAGTACTCTTGCTGTTGATTGATGTTTGAAACACACCAATGGCATGCTTTGATGATCCTTTAGCTATCATACTATATATGCAATCTTGATCTCTCTGGTAATACTAGAATGGCCGAGCTATGTGCTTGGTATGTACAGTCAAATAATTCATTCTTGTAAGAAGACATAGTTGTGTGATCCATACCACATACTCTACCTTTGTGTGGATTATTATTTGTGTGATTTCTACCATCTGGCCTAATGCTGTTGTGTCATGTGGCTGATACTGTAGTTTCATTTTGCAGGGGCCAAGACCTGAGGGCCAAGCTCCTCGTCCTGGTGGCGTCGGCGGGGGTCCTGGTGGTGTCGGCGGGGGTTCTGGTGGTACTGGCGGTGGCTTCGGCGCCGGTGGTGCTGGCGGTGGCCTCGGCGCCGGTGCTCCAGCTCCCAACGTCGCTGGCGACTGGCCCCAGAATTAGCTTCCTAGAGTGCTCTGCTTTTGATCAGTCTATCGTAAAATCTAGCATGATGCCAGTATGTTGTTCTGTCTAGTCTTACATGGCCGTATGGTTTCTTGCTCCTTGCACTTTGACCGCCTAGAGTGAGCCATGTGTTGCTCGTTTGGTATTTTCCTGGTAAACACTCATGAGAGTCCAGGTACTGGATGAGTTCTCTACTTTTGTTCAGTCTACTACGTAGAAGATTCTGTTAAGAGACCAGATGTTGATCTTTATGTAGGAGATCTACCTATTTTGAGAATCGGATTTGAACATGGCTATCTACTATCTATAAATATGCTCTTGTTGGTTTTTATCTATTTTCCTCATCGCTTATGCCCATGAATGAGGGGATGGTTCCTTACATTGTTTTCCCAACTTCTGTTTCAGTTACCATGCACTGCAAAATTTGGCCAGATTCTAGTTTTTGGTGATCTAAGTTATCCATGCAATCCAAATTGTTGTCCACCTAGTAGTAGTATGGCAGCCTGTCTGCTCATCACCAGGTGCCCCTACTCTGGGAGCTTGTCTGCCATGTACTGTTTTTGGTGGATTGTCAAGGTGTTGTGCATTTTCCTCTGACTCTTACCCATGCAATCCACATCTACTCAAGTATCTTTGAAGGTGAACATTAGAGGAAttgtggagaactttgtatttgatgatcagagaaaggagagaaagaGAGGCGAAGCAATGGATGGTTTACGCGGACTGTCGGTACCGCCGGATGGGGAGAGAGTAGGCAAAGAGATGCAAAAATAGTAACTGTAACTGCAAGGGTATGTAACGTTGGAAGATCCACAACTGATTTCGGCACTGAGATTGGTGCACCCATTTAGAGTATAAGCCAGCCAATAATTTTCACATTTGAATACGCGATAATACAAACCAGCTGTGGATCCCTCATGTCCATGCAACTTATGTTAGAATCTGAGTGGAGTACCGTGGCATTTAAAGCTTCACAAGTTTCTCTCTCACAAAAAAGACTACTATGAAATTCATAGCCAAAATTTTGGAGATTGATATCTTTTAAACCATAAATCCGATTGGTGATATATTTGAATTACTTGCACTAAGACCTTTAAGATAATACCAATTGGATACATTTCAACTAAATTTTATTTTACCGATTTCAAATAACAGATTTCCCTCGTCTAAGAAATGATTTCACTCAATTCAAAATAATAATTAACTAATTTCAAACCAATATTCTACTCATTTCAGAAAAATGATTTCATCATTCAAAATAATAGATTTGATGCATTTACAATAACAGATTTCACTCATTTTTCAAAACCGAATTTACTCATTAAATAAATGGATTTCACTAATTTTAAATGATTGATAACTTTTGAATCAAATTTACAAATTAGAAACTATTTATATATTTGAAATAGGAGAGATGAGACCTATAAAGCAAGAACGTTCCTAGATATattttgaatagtttaaattttatAGTTTTCATAGTTCAGTTATATTTATATTTCACAAAACTAGCTTCACACATTGAAACAATCAACTTCAGATAATTGAACTAACACGTTTCACATATTTCAAAAATTGATTTAAATTATTTCACTCGGTTGTAAGAACTAGTATTACACttatttcaaaataaataaaaacaaagtCCAGTCCTTTCAATTTTAAAAATATTCCAATTATTTCAGAAAATAATTTAGCTCGTTAAAAATAATTTCACTCATTTCAAAAAACTTAATTTTAATTCGTTCAAGAAAATATATAGGAATTATCTAAAAAATGATGTCGCAATAATCGTTCAGTTTAAAAACATGCATATCAGAAATTGTGTTAAAGTGAAGCACGAATCGGCTTCACAAATACACTGAATCTACTTCATATAATTGAGAAATATCAATTTCATATGTTTGAATTAACCAATTTGACACTTTAACACAATCAATTTCACATATTTGAATAACCCGTTCGAAATATTTAGAAAAAACATTTGTTTAGAATGAATGAAATCAGTTTTTTATAAATGAGTAACACAACACATGTTTCATGAGTTTATGGTTTCACTCGTATAAACAAATACTCAATTCAAAAAAATGAATAACACTTATTTTGAAAAAATGATTTCATTCATTTCAAAACACTAATTTCATTCATTCGAACAAAGAATTTCACTTCTTTAATAAATTGATTCCACTTATTTTAAAACATCAATTTCAGTCATTTGAAAAAATAATTTCACTCATTAAAAAACTAATTTCACTCTTTTAGAAATTCGACTTCACCGATTTCAGATAACATATTTCAGTGAAGCGGGTGCTGAGTGAAATGTTGAGATTTTAAAGATCGATTTCACACACTAAAATAGATTGGGTGAAATAAGTGGACTGAAACATTGAAATTTAAGTATGCTTGAAAATTATTCAAGATTGATGTTGCTCCGAAGGTCTCGGCGCCAGGATTACCAATATATACAAAATCCAAAGACAAAAGTGTAGTTTAGAAGGTAcgagtgattgaaattgtcaaaGAGAAAATAAAAGGCACATATTTGTTCTCTCCGTGCCTTCATGTACCTGAGAAAGATGAGAGAGGGGGCACGAGGGCGCTACAGCACGTTTCGTCATTTGTCAATTTTCAGTCTTCATTTGACTCTTCATTGCCATCGTCTCCGGTGATCACTGCCGTTTCCATCCTCCCATGCGCCACGTTGGCATGAGGCATCCCCACCGCACTCTCTCTCACCTTCCTCCCATGGGCGGATGGGCCACGGCCACCCTCTCAAAAGTCGTCGGCGGTCGTGCTGCCGCCACATTCCCACCACTTCTCCCCCCACGATCCGACGCGTCCGAGATCCGACGGTGCAGGTCGCGCCACGAGGCCCCGACCCCTTCCCGTCCCCACCGTTTCTTTAAACCCACGCAACCTCCACCAGCCTGGCTGGCTGGCCGATCAAGCAGCAGCAACCTTCCTTCCCAGGATTCCCACCCGATCGTTCGTTCGCCGGCCGGCGCCACCCCACCATGACGGCGACGTCGACGTCGAGGGCTCCGCGGCGGCCCCGCATCCgctcccgcgcgccgccgcccacgccgatCCGGACGGCCCGCGGCGCGCGCTCCGCCGCGGCCGACGAGCTCGTCCTCGCCGAGTTCCTCGAGGCCTCCCAGCGCGTCCCCGCCCTCACCCTGCCCCTGCCCAGGAAGAAGCGCTTCGACTTCCCGGCTCCCCCGCCGGCCCCGGACGTCCCCTCGCAGGGCCTGCTGTCGGGCGAGGCGCCCGCCGCGCGGACGGCGGTCGGCGCCGCCGCGGAGGCCGGCGCGTTCCGCGTTGGCGGGGCGGTCGGGGCCGGCGAGGTGCGCGCCGCCGTGGAGGCCGCGGAGGCGGTGTTCGGGGCGCCGGAGGGGGTGAAGCGGGAGCTTGGGAGGTTGTTCCAGAGGAGGGATCGGGTGGTCGGGGAGGAGCTCTACTTGCCCTGGCCGGTGAGCTCGGAGGTGGATCGGTTGCTCGAGGCGGCCCTGCCCGGCTCGACGTACCGAGCGTTCAGGTGATTATTGCTACCACCTTGTAGTAGTAAGTTTTGTCTCTTTGCTGCCTCATCTCGTCGTATTTGGAGCTACCGCTGCTCTGCTGCGCGTCAGTGCGCATTGCCGGATTGCCTACCTAGCTGCAGCTTAAATGGAGGCTTTAAAACTGACCAGAAATATAATCAAAACAAAATTACAACTATATATTATCGACCAGAGCTTCGTGGAAGTCGAATTACCAAACAGTTGCATTGGTTGTTTGCCTGGTTGACACTGAAACAATACATTCAGAGCTTTTTTTTGCGAAGGAAAAACAATAAAACATTCAGAGCTGTCCACCTCCGTGAAGTCCACGGGGATAGAGGGAAATTTTGCCTACAATACGGAGTTGGCACTTCCCCTCAGAAAGGAAAAATGGAGTAAGCAAGCACTGGAAAGTGTAACAGAGCTTGTCTAGAATGTAGATCACCCAAGCTCCCAAGCATACATTGGGTGGAAGACCCATGTTTAAGAACAGAGT
The Aegilops tauschii subsp. strangulata cultivar AL8/78 chromosome 3, Aet v6.0, whole genome shotgun sequence genome window above contains:
- the LOC109742663 gene encoding small ribosomal subunit protein eS26B-like, with the protein product MTFKRRNGGRNKHGRGHVRFIRCDNCAKTVPKDKAIKRYKVQNIVAPENISYFTEASVLDGYHLPKIYIKERWCIIGCAIHKKKIGIRSRKDRKNRAPPESVRRRGPRPEGQAPRPGGVGGGPGGVGGGSGGTGGGFGAGGAGGGLGAGAPAPNVAGDWPQN